One Anser cygnoides isolate HZ-2024a breed goose chromosome 4, Taihu_goose_T2T_genome, whole genome shotgun sequence genomic region harbors:
- the PAQR3 gene encoding progestin and adipoQ receptor family member 3, whose product MQQKLLRSSHYIELGGYQYWPIMVPRDIRLYTYEQIPVFLKDNPYITDGYRAYLPARLCLKSLFILSNETVNIWSHLLGFLLFFALGVYDLVAVLPAAGASREDFVICFVCLFCFQVCMLCSVGYHLFCCHRSEKTSRRWMALDYAGISIAILGCYVSGVFYAFYCNNYWRQVYLITMLAMILAVFFAQIHPSYLTQQCHRLRSVIFCSVSGYGIIPTVHWVGLNGGIGASIVQEFAPRVLVMYFIAAVAFLFYISKVPERYFPGQLNYLGSSHQVWHILAVVMLYWWHQSVVYIMQYRHSKPCPEYSVDL is encoded by the exons atgcagcagaagctgctgcgGAGCTCGCACTACATCGAGCTGGGCGGCTACCAGTACTGGCCCATAATGGTGCCCCGCGACATTCGCCTGTACACGTACGAGCAGATCCCCGTGTTCCTGAAGGACAACCCCTACATCACCGACGGCTACCGCGCCTACCTGCCCGCCCGCCTCTGCCTCAAGAG CCTCTTCATCCTCTCCAACGAGACCGTCAACATCTGGAGCCACCTGCTCGGCTTCCTACTATTCTTCGCTCTGGGTGTCTACGACCTGGTGGCCGTCCTGCCGGCGGCAGGTGCCTCCCGAGAGGACTTCGTCATCTGCTTCGTCTGCCTCTTCTGCTTCCAG GTCTGTATGCTTTGTTCAGTGGGATATCATCTCTTCTGTTGCCATCGTTCGGAGAAGACCAGCCGGCGATGGATGGCCTTAGATTATGCGGGAATTTCCATTGCTATCCTGGGCTGCTACGTATCAGGCGTGTTTTATGCCTTTTACTGTAATAAC taCTGGCGTCAGGTATACTTAATCACTATGTTGGCAATGATCCTGGCAGTATTTTTTGCTCAGATTCATCCCAGTTACCTCACACAACAGTGTCACAGACTGCGCTCCGTCATCTTTTGCTCAGTGTCTGGCTATGGAATTATTCCTACAGTCCACTGGGTTGGGCTCAACGGCGGCATTGGTGCATCTATTGTacag gagTTTGCTCCGCGTGTACTTGTCATGTACTTCATTGCTGCTGTAGCTTTTCTCTTCTATATTTCCAAAGTTCCTGAAAGATACTTCCCAG GACAGCTGAACTACCTCGGCTCCAGTCACCAAGTGTGGCATATCCTGGCAGTGGTCATGTTGTACTGGTGGCATCAATCGGTAGTGTACATCATGCAATACAGACACAGCAAGCCCTGTCCTGAGTATAGCGTGGACTTGTGA